The following coding sequences lie in one Nakaseomyces glabratus chromosome K, complete sequence genomic window:
- the AED1 gene encoding AED1 (CAGL0K13024g~Putative adhesin-like cell wall protein (adhesin cluster III); predicted GPI-anchor; identified in cell wall extracts by mass spectrometry; expressed more in stationary growth phase), producing the protein MRLYRCFSTFAWVLSWSVTTAKTYQNEELVLDSTVTGDTSFTEAEQLVLDNAKITLKNYSAIHLTSGVILRGNSLLNIETTSGNNVKYSLTINGEVKLDQGSQFIFDGSSLKYSDSKQAYELFNFDINSDENGLFISKDSSMKITVPKLDSIVDGSIDIGSIHIGGTYKAPYNSPIVILGKLEMLSPEQTVDNKYPLKYWRLDLGTDRIDEAGIYKRKNDLSGIISCEGVIGIYADIFSETTDPKIYTLGYIGYSIVSPLTIDLAKGPMIGPSGFLFLNVFPKGQDGIKFVNADLYSPNINDVDTTNMLFSTFYDSSYQHVDIISEQNAITIRSGLDAIATYYSDRHYSIINHCSESSNSIRGRYPSILLSGRTCSVFLTKQQKNSESNGLGSDSNSSIPEQKDETGSIPSGPDMDGGPGPHPGGSDTAGGPGPNPNGSDTAGGPGPNPNGSDTAGGPGPNPNGSDTEGGSGSGGSGSEGGSGEGGSGSGEGGSGGSNPVDDGKDKTTVVTDKDGHVHTDIISHITTTDKDGKPTVILTQYQSPTAVQNGISKTITVDGEEIIEAVHITTYTDSDGHTITSTYTEMFKTLIDAEPQYVGETTQTITTTDTEGHTTTITTTYNIDNNVNTVPIVHSSSNMSSSSSIISSSISSAVSTPSGQDYIITTTGSDGKIETDIVSHITTTVNGKPTTITTTVPCDVSADKDRTTTVTHSNGVIETNVVSHITTTVNGKPTTITTTVPCDVSADKDRTTTVTHSNGVIETNVVSHITTTVNGKPTTITTTVPCDVSADKDRTTTVTHSNGVIETNVVSHITTTVNGKPTTITTTVPCDVSADKDRTTTVTHSNGVIETNVVSHITTTVNGKPTTITTTVPCDVSADKDRTTTVTHSNGVIETNVVSHITTTVNGKPTTITTTVPCDVSADKDRTTTVTHSNGVIETNVVSHITTTVNGKPTTITTTTTKLNNAHTTTLTNKDGSVDTKIVVGVTTTNQFGQPVITSITYTPKADSHSNNNVGTVAGTKGAAGNNPSGTNKPQTNPTANAGSNGSSPAANAGSAVVPKAPASNSAAVQQQSSASGTTPGASAAPTIQQINKNAASTLKQTKFCVTIVLTILMNYFLN; encoded by the coding sequence ATGAGGCTTTATCGGTGTTTTTCAACATTTGCTTGGGTACTTTCGTGGAGTGTTACAACTGCAAAAACGTATCAAAATGAAGAGCTCGTGCTTGATAGTACCGTAACTGGTGATACGTCTTTCACAGAAGCTGAGCAATTGGTATTAGATAATGCTAAAATAAccttgaaaaattattcagCAATACATTTGACTTCTGGTGTCATATTGAGAGGAAACTCTTTACTAAATATAGAAACAACTTCAGGGAACAACGTTAAATATAGCTTAACAATCAATGGTGAGGTGAAGCTAGATCAAGGGTCtcagtttatttttgatggCAGTTCATTGAAGTACTCTGATTCTAAGCAAGCATATGAGCTGttcaattttgatataaattctgatgaaaatggaCTATTTATTTCCAAGGATAGTAGCATGAAGATTACTGTTCCAAAACTTGATAGCATTGTTGATGGTAGCATTGATATTGGCTCAATCCATATCGGTGGTACTTATAAGGCTCCTTATAATTCACCCATTGTTATCTTAGGAAAATTAGAAATGTTGTCTCCAGAACAAACTGTAGATAACAAATACCCATTAAAATATTGGAGACTAGATCTAGGTACAGACAGAATTGATGAAGCCGGTAtttacaaaagaaaaaatgatTTATCGGGAATTATTAGTTGTGAAGGTGTCATTGGCATTTATGCTGACATTTTCAGTGAAACTACAGACCCAAAAATTTACACATTAGGATATATTGGTTATTCGATTGTTTCTCCACTTACAATTGACTTAGCAAAAGGACCTATGATAGGGCCATCTgggtttttatttctaaaTGTTTTTCCAAAAGGTCAGGATGGTATAAAGTTCGTCAATGCTGATTTATATTCTCCAAATATCAATGATGTTGATACCACCAATATGCTATTTTCTACCTTTTATGACTCTTCTTACCAACACGTTGACATAATTTCGGAACAAAATGCCATTACAATTAGAAGTGGTTTAGATGCGATAGCTACCTATTACAGCGATCGGCATTATAGTATTATTAACCACTGTAGCGAAAGTTCCAATTCAATCAGGGGCCGTTACCCATCGATCTTATTAAGTGGTCGTACATGTTCAGTCTTCTTGACAAAACAGCAGAAAAATTCCGAGTCTAATGGATTGGGATCTGATTCGAATTCAAGTATCCCAGAACAAAAAGATGAAACTGGTTCCATACCTAGTGGTCCTGACATGGATGGCGGACCCGGTCCTCATCCTGGTGGCTCAGACACTGCAGGTGGTCCCGGTCCTAACCCCAATGGTTCAGACACTGCAGGTGGTCCCGGTCCTAACCCCAATGGTTCAGACACTGCAGGTGGTCCCGGTCCTAACCCCAATGGTTCAGACACTGAAGGTGGTTCCGGAtctggtggttctggttctgaaggtggctctggtgagggtggttctggctctggtgaAGGCGGTTCTGgtggttccaacccagtTGATGATGGTAAGGATAAGACTACAGTTgtcactgacaaggatggccatgtgcacaccgacatcatTTCCCACATCACTACTACCGACAAAGATGGTAAGCCAACTGTCATATTGACTCAATACCAGTCTCCAACAGCTGTACAAAATGGTATTAGTAAGACCATTACCGTTGATGGAGAAGAGATAATTGAAGCTGTGCATATTACTACTTATACCGACAGCGATGGCCATACCATTACAAGTACTTACACTGAAATGTTCAAGACTTTAATTGATGCTGAACCTCAATATGTGGGCGAAACTACTCAAACCATCACAACCACTGATACTGAAGGTCACACAACTACTATTACAACCACTTATAACATAGATAACAATGTAAATACCGTACCAATCGTACATTCTTCATCCAACATGTCCTCATCATCTAGCATTATTTCCAGTTCAATCTCTTCCGCTGTTTCTACACCATCCGGCCAAGATTATATAATTACTACCACAGGTTCAGATGGCAAAATTGAAACTGATATTGTATCACACATCACTACAACTGTTAATGGTAAGCCAACTACTATTACAACTACTGTTCCATGTGATGTTAGTGCAGACAAAGACAGAACAACTACTGTCACCCACAGTAACGGTGTTATTGAAACCAATGTAGTATCACACATCACTACAACCGTTAATGGTAAGCCAACTACTATTACAACTACTGTTCCATGTGATGTTAGTGCAGACAAAGACAGAACAACTACTGTCACCCACAGTAACGGTGTTATTGAAACCAATGTAGTATCACACATCACTACAACCGTTAATGGTAAGCCAACTACTATTACAACTACTGTTCCATGTGATGTTAGTGCAGACAAAGACAGAACAACTACTGTCACCCACAGTAACGGTGTTATTGAAACCAATGTAGTATCACACATCACTACAACCGTTAATGGTAAGCCAACTACTATTACAACTACTGTTCCATGTGATGTTAGTGCAGACAAAGACAGAACAACTACTGTCACCCACAGTAACGGTGTTATTGAAACCAATGTAGTATCACACATCACTACAACCGTTAATGGTAAGCCAACTACTATTACAACTACTGTTCCATGTGATGTTAGTGCAGACAAAGACAGAACAACTACTGTCACCCACAGTAACGGTGTTATTGAAACCAATGTAGTATCACACATCACTACAACCGTTAATGGTAAGCCAACTACTATTACAACTACTGTTCCATGTGATGTTAGTGCAGACAAAGACAGAACAACTACTGTCACCCACAGTAACGGTGTTATTGAAACCAATGTAGTATCACACATCACTACAACCGTTAATGGTAAGCCAACTACTATCACAACAACTACCACCAAGTTGAACAACGCTCATACAACAACTTTAACTAACAAGGATGGCAGTGTTGACACCAAGATAGTGGTTGGCGTTACTACAACTAATCAATTCGGCCAACCAGTAATTACCTCAATAACTTATACTCCAAAGGCTGACTCCCACTCTAACAATAACGTCGGAACTGTTGCTGGAACAAAGGGTGCTGCGGGAAACAATCCTTCAGGAACTAACAAGCCACAAACCAATCCAACAGCTaatgctggctccaacGGTTCTTCCCCAGCGGCCAATGCTGGATCAGCTGTTGTACCAAAGGCTCCTGCAAGTAACTCGGCTGCTGTTCAGCAACAATCCAGTGCAAGCGGCACAACTCCTGGTGCTTCCGCTGCCCCAACAATACAACAAATAAACAAGAATGCTGCATCAACCCTGAAGCAAACAAAGTTCTGTGTCACTATAGTTTTGACAATTTTAATgaattatttcttgaacTAG